The segment CCGCGTCCAGCCCGTAGTCGCGCACCTTACGGGTCAGCGTGTTCCGGTGCAGGTCCAGCACCTCGGAGGCGCGCCCCATGTGCCCGCCCACCTCGCGGAGCACCTCGCGGATGTGGAGCCGCTCCACCTCGGCCATGGTGAGCGTGGGGGAGTACCCGGGGAGCGGGGAGGCGTCGGCGGGGAGGGCGGAGTCGGGGAGGAGCTGGTCCAGGGGGAGGTGCTCGGCGCGGAGCACGGGGCCGTGGGAGAGGAGCACCGCGCGCTCCATGACGTTCTTCAGCTCGCGGATGTTCCCCGGCCAGCCGTGGGCGCGCAGCCGCTCCAGGGCCGAGCGGGCGATCCCCCGCAGCGGGCGGCCGTAGTACGCCGCGTAGCGGGCAGCGAAGTGGCGGGCCAGCAGCTCCAGGTCGCCGCCCCGGTCGACGAGCCGCGGGAGCGGCAGGGTGACGACGGCCAGGCGGAAGTACAGGTCCTCGCGGAAGCTCCCCGCGGCGATGGCGGCGCGGAGGTCCTTGTTGGTGGCGGCCACCACGCGCACGTCCACGGCGATGCGCCCCTCGCCCCCCACGCGCTCGATCTCCCGCTCCTGCAGCGCCCGCAGGATCTTGGACTGCAGCGTGAGCGACATGTCGCCCACCTCGTCCAGGAGGAGGGTGCCCCCGCTGGCCCGCTCGAAGCGGCCGATCTTCCGGGCGATGGCGCCGGTGAAGGCGCCCTTCTCGTGCCCGAACAGCTCCGACTCCAGCAGGTTCTCCGGGATCGCCGCGCAGTTGATGGCGACGAACGGCCCTGCGGCGCGCTCGCTGTTGCGGTGGACGGCGCGAGCCACCAGCTCCTTCCCCGTCCCGCTCTCCCCCAGCACCAGCACCGTGGCCGACGACGCCGCCACCCGTCCCACCATCCGGAACACCTCCAGCATGGCCGGGGAGGCGCCGATGGCCGTCTCGTCCTCCCCCGCGGCGAGCGGCGCCGGGAGCGGGACCACCTCCTCCGGCGGAGCGAACACCTCGCTGAGCGCCCCCGCCACCTCCTCCGGGTCCGCCGGGGCGGCGAAGACGCCGACCACGCCCATGCGCGACGCCTCCACCATGGTCTGCATGGTGGGCTGCGCGGTGGTGAGCACCACCGCCCCCGGCGCGTTGGCGGACTCGGCGATGCGGCGCACCAGCGCCATGTCCACCGCCGGGAAGTCCAGCGAGAGCACCAGCGCCTCGCACCCGCGCTCGGAGAGGAGCCGCAGCCCCTCGGCGAGCGAGGCGGCGCCCTCCACCTCCGCCCGCCCTCGGAGCGCTTCCACGAGCGGCGGCAGGGGGCCGGGGTCCGGGTCGATGACGAGCAGCCTGGGAAGCGGCACGGGCGACGGGGCGGAGGGTGGGCGCGCGTGTCCCCAATCTTGTGGAGGGAGCGCCGCGCCGCAACCGCACCCTGCACCAAAAATGTGCGAGCGCCGGAGAGAAGGGGACAGGAACGGGGGAAGCGGGATGGCCTGCGAACGGCGCCCCCGCCGGGAAATCCCGGTGGGGGCGCCGTTTCGCACTTCGCACTTCGCACTTCGCACTTCGCACTTCGCACCGCTGTTGCCGGCTGTCCCCTACCGCAGCGAGCGGGCGGCCTTGACCGCGGCGAGCGCATCCACGTAGCCCGCGCCCACCTCCCACTCTCCGTATCCCGGCATCGCGCGGGCGGTGCGGGTGAGCACGGCGAGCGCCTGGTCCGGGGTGAGCTTCCCGCCGGACGCCTCCTCCATCAGCGCCACCACGCCGGCGATCGCCGGCGAGGCCATGGAGGTGCCGTCGATGCAGGTGTAGTAGGGCACGTGCGCCGCCTCGATCGAGCAGATCCGCGCGTCGTGCTGCGCCGCGAAGGCGGTGATCTCCAGCCCCGTGGAGGCGCGGGAGGAGACGGTGTGCACCCCCGGCGCGAGGATGTCCGGGTGGTACATGGCGTCCCCCGGGATCCCGCGGGAGGAGAAGTCCGCCAGGAGCCGGTCCCGCCCGTCCTCGCAGTGCGCCCGGGAGTTGGTGGGGTTGGCGGCGCTCCCCGCCGGCTGGCCATAGTCCTCCGCGAGCTTGCAGCCGGCCGCGACGCTGATGACCCAGGGCGCCACGCTGCGCGGGTTCATGGTGTCCTCCCCGGGACCCTCGTTCCCGCCCGCGAAGACCACCGTGATTCCCGCCTCGTATACCTCGCGGGTGGCGATCGTGAGCGCGGAGTTCGGGTTGAACCTGCCGGTGGACCCCCAGGAGTTGTTCACCACCTGGATGTTGTACTTCTTCCGGTTCTCGATGATGTAGTCGAAGCCCGCCAAGAGGTTGATCGTGGGGAGCACGCCGCCCACGGCCGCGCTCACGCCGATCAGGTGCGCCCCGGGCGCGACCCCGCCGTACTTCCCGCCCGAAGCCTCGCCGCTTCCGGCGGCGGTCCCCGCCACGTGCGTCCCGTGTCCATTGTCGGTGTCGGTGTTCTCGACGTTCTCCACGAACACTTCGTACCCCTTCTTCGCGGGCTTCGGGGTCTTGAGCCCGGTGACGGAGTCCCGCCCGGGGAAGGTGTAGAGGTCCTTGCTGTGGGCGACGGCCTTGACGTTCTGGACGGTCTTGGTCCCGAAGGCGAGGTCGGGGTGCCCGGCGTCGATCCCGGTGTCCAGGATGGCGATTCCCACTCCCCTGCCGGTGTATCCGGCCTCCCAGGCCAGGTCCGCGCCGACGCTCCCCACCACCTGCCGGTTGAGGAGCCGCTCGGAGGTGTTCGCCCAGAGCCCGCGCACGCCTGCCAGGGCGCTGATCGCGGAGACCTGCTCGGGGGTGGCCAGGGCGGCGACCATGGGGAGGTGCTGGAAGCCGATCACCCCCGCGCCGAGCTGCTGGATGGACGCGGCGAGCGCGTCACCCGTGGTGAGTGCCTCGTCGAAGGTCACGATCACCTCCAGTGGATCCGCCTCCCCCGCGCCGAGGAGCGCGGAGCCGAGCGCCGGATCCACCTCCACTCCGGCCGCGACGGAGCGGAGCCTCGTCTCCGGATGGAGCAGAGCGTCCCCGGCGGGGCCGTCCTGGCACGCGGCCAGGAGGAGGGTCCCGGCGGCGAGGGTCAGCAAGCGCTTCATGAATTCCTCCGCGGTGAGCCGCTGGTGGTAAGCGGGCACCGCGCCCCTCCGGGCGCGGTGCCGCATGGTGTGGTGCTACCGGCGCGAGACCTTCACGGCCTCCAGGGCGTTCAGGTACCCGGACCCGACCTCCCACTCCGCGAAGCCCGGAAGGGGCGTGGCGGTCTTGCGGATGATCTCGATCACCTTCGCCGGCTTCAGCTTCCCTCCGGCCGCTTCCTGCATCAGCGCCACCACGCCGGCCACGTGGGGGGCGGCCATCGAGGTGCCAGACGCGCAGGTGTAGTAGGGGGCGTGCGTCAGGTCGATCGCGCAGCGGGTCAGGTCGCTCGGCGCGTCCAGGCCGTTCATCACCGTTCCGGTGGAAGCGCGCGTGGAGACGATGTACACCCCCGGCGCGGTGATGTCCGGGTGGAACATGGGGTCGCCGGGGATGCCGCGGGAGGAGAAGCCCGCCAGCACCGGGGCGCGCCCGCTGGCGTCCTGGCAGCGGGACCGCCAGTTCGCGGCGTTGGCGTCGTCGGTCAGCTTGCACCCGGCGGCGACGCTGATCACCCAGGGGGCGAGGCTCCACCGGTTCAGCGTGTTCTCACCCGGACCCGAGTTCCCGGCGCTGAAGACCACCGTCACCCCGGCGTCCGAGACCTTCCTGGTGGCTACGTTGATCGGGGCCTTCGGGTCGTACGCGCCGCCCGCGGACCCCCAGGAGTTGTTGACGACCTTGATGTTGTACTGGGCCCTGTGCTCGAGGATGTAGTCGAAGCCCGCCAGCGTCCAGAAGATGAAGAGGACGTCGCCCGCGCCGATGCCGATCAGGTTCGCGCCCGGCGCGACCCCCCTGTACTTGCCCCCGGAAGCCGTGCCCTTCCCGGCCGCGGTGCCCGCCACGTGCGTGCCGTGGCCGACGGAGGTCTCACTCACCGCGACGTTGTCGAGGAAGAGCGTGGCCCCCACCACCGGCTCCTGCCCGCCGAAGGAGAAGCGCTCCTCCAGGTCCGCCACGTACTTGACGTTCGCGATGGTCTTGGAAGGATAGGCCAGGTCCGGGTGCAGCCCGTCGATCCCGCTGTCCAGGATCGCGACGCCGATCCCCTTCCCCGTGTACCCCATGGCGTGCACGTCGTCCGCGTGGATGCTCTCCAGCCCCTCCGCGTTGTGGTAGTCGAGCTGCGCGTTCAGGTAGACCCCCGTCACCCCGGCGATCCCCTGGATCCCCTCGATCTGGCTGGGGGTCGCGAGCGCGGCCACCATGGGGAGGTGCTTGAAGCCGATCACCCCCGCACCGAGACCCTGGATCGCGCTGCTCACCGCGCCGGCGGTCGTCGCGGAGTCGTCGAAGACGGCGATCACCTGGAGCGGGGTGCTCGCGGTGGCGGCGGCGAGCGCCGCGTCGAGCTCCGGATCCGCGGTGGCGGCGAAGCTCGGGTGTCCACCCGGCGTGCTCAGCGGCGAGACCGGCCCCGTGTCCTGGCACCCCGCGGCGAAGAGCGCGAGGAGTGCAGCCGAAAGAAGGCGCTTCATGGGTTCCCTCCCTGCGAGGTTCATCGGTTTCTCCAGGTTCGTCGGTTCACGGCGGCGTTGCCGGCCCGGCAAAGGGCAAGGGCGGGACCGGGTGCCGTGCACGCCCCGCCGGAGGGGCGCCGGGAGCCGACCCCGACGGAATCCGCCATTTCTCGATGTTGTGCCAAGCAGATGCGCCACAAACGCTTACGCGCCGCCGGCGGGCGGATGTCCGGGTGTTCCCGCCATTCCGCTCGGGCCGGCGGAGGTTGCGCCGGGAGGTCGGGCGCGCTCTCTTGAAGGAGCCGCCCTGCACAATTACAGTGAAATCGCTTTCACCATTCCGGGGCACACTTCGCCCCAAAATGGTGACCACCGCCTGCCCGCCCTGCCCCCATGACCGACCCGTCCCCGCCCCGGAGCCCCACCCGCGACGCCGAGGAGACCTTCCGCCG is part of the Longimicrobiaceae bacterium genome and harbors:
- a CDS encoding S8 family serine peptidase, with product MKRLLSAALLALFAAGCQDTGPVSPLSTPGGHPSFAATADPELDAALAAATASTPLQVIAVFDDSATTAGAVSSAIQGLGAGVIGFKHLPMVAALATPSQIEGIQGIAGVTGVYLNAQLDYHNAEGLESIHADDVHAMGYTGKGIGVAILDSGIDGLHPDLAYPSKTIANVKYVADLEERFSFGGQEPVVGATLFLDNVAVSETSVGHGTHVAGTAAGKGTASGGKYRGVAPGANLIGIGAGDVLFIFWTLAGFDYILEHRAQYNIKVVNNSWGSAGGAYDPKAPINVATRKVSDAGVTVVFSAGNSGPGENTLNRWSLAPWVISVAAGCKLTDDANAANWRSRCQDASGRAPVLAGFSSRGIPGDPMFHPDITAPGVYIVSTRASTGTVMNGLDAPSDLTRCAIDLTHAPYYTCASGTSMAAPHVAGVVALMQEAAGGKLKPAKVIEIIRKTATPLPGFAEWEVGSGYLNALEAVKVSRR
- a CDS encoding S8 family serine peptidase; this encodes MKRLLTLAAGTLLLAACQDGPAGDALLHPETRLRSVAAGVEVDPALGSALLGAGEADPLEVIVTFDEALTTGDALAASIQQLGAGVIGFQHLPMVAALATPEQVSAISALAGVRGLWANTSERLLNRQVVGSVGADLAWEAGYTGRGVGIAILDTGIDAGHPDLAFGTKTVQNVKAVAHSKDLYTFPGRDSVTGLKTPKPAKKGYEVFVENVENTDTDNGHGTHVAGTAAGSGEASGGKYGGVAPGAHLIGVSAAVGGVLPTINLLAGFDYIIENRKKYNIQVVNNSWGSTGRFNPNSALTIATREVYEAGITVVFAGGNEGPGEDTMNPRSVAPWVISVAAGCKLAEDYGQPAGSAANPTNSRAHCEDGRDRLLADFSSRGIPGDAMYHPDILAPGVHTVSSRASTGLEITAFAAQHDARICSIEAAHVPYYTCIDGTSMASPAIAGVVALMEEASGGKLTPDQALAVLTRTARAMPGYGEWEVGAGYVDALAAVKAARSLR
- a CDS encoding sigma-54 dependent transcriptional regulator, coding for MPLPRLLVIDPDPGPLPPLVEALRGRAEVEGAASLAEGLRLLSERGCEALVLSLDFPAVDMALVRRIAESANAPGAVVLTTAQPTMQTMVEASRMGVVGVFAAPADPEEVAGALSEVFAPPEEVVPLPAPLAAGEDETAIGASPAMLEVFRMVGRVAASSATVLVLGESGTGKELVARAVHRNSERAAGPFVAINCAAIPENLLESELFGHEKGAFTGAIARKIGRFERASGGTLLLDEVGDMSLTLQSKILRALQEREIERVGGEGRIAVDVRVVAATNKDLRAAIAAGSFREDLYFRLAVVTLPLPRLVDRGGDLELLARHFAARYAAYYGRPLRGIARSALERLRAHGWPGNIRELKNVMERAVLLSHGPVLRAEHLPLDQLLPDSALPADASPLPGYSPTLTMAEVERLHIREVLREVGGHMGRASEVLDLHRNTLTRKVRDYGLDAASP